The sequence TATAGCGTTTCTCGACCAGTATAATCTTCCGGGAATAAGGAACATATATCTCAATGCTTTAGCGTTTTCAATAAGTGTTCTCGCGATTTTGGGCACTCACGAGATGGGGCACAAAATAGCGGCTACTCTTCACGGAGTAAAGTCGACTTTTCCGTACTTCATACCCTTTCCAAACATCTTGGGAACTCTTGGTGCTGTAATAAGGGTTAAATCTCCCATACCAACGAGGAACGCTGCCATAGATCTCGGCTCGAGCGGTCCCATTGCTGGATTTATCGTTGCCATTCCAGTGTTGTTTATAGGGCTAAGGCTTTCTCCGACCCTGCCAGTTTCTGCAGCTCAGATGGAAGGCGGAATAGCCTTTGGCCAGAGTCTAATAATGCATATCCTTGAACAGTACGTCTTTAAAATTCCCGAAAACCATGTGATTTACCTCCATCCTGTGGCAATAGCCGGTTGGGTGGGAATACTGGTGACTTTCCTAAACCTTATTCCCGCAGCGCAGCTCGACGGCGGGCATATAGCGAGAGCCTTCCTCGGAGAAAAGCTTCACTCCATTTTAACTTTTGTGCTGGGCTTGGCTATGATAGGCTTGAGCGTTCTCTGGTCAGGGTGGCTCATTTGGGGGTTCATA comes from Thermococcus aggregans and encodes:
- a CDS encoding site-2 protease family protein, producing the protein MAKGIYECISCGHREVRDSNVALMENSCPKCGSDMVLVGFEIEPVEETHDEELMKKLSEFYSLGEMQVKGGVMAFEVLEIKETNFERVLKELEELGYWAALKKREGKIVLFVFPAQPVKEENPLIGIGLFIATVLSTLFAGYWLSSSYIAFLDQYNLPGIRNIYLNALAFSISVLAILGTHEMGHKIAATLHGVKSTFPYFIPFPNILGTLGAVIRVKSPIPTRNAAIDLGSSGPIAGFIVAIPVLFIGLRLSPTLPVSAAQMEGGIAFGQSLIMHILEQYVFKIPENHVIYLHPVAIAGWVGILVTFLNLIPAAQLDGGHIARAFLGEKLHSILTFVLGLAMIGLSVLWSGWLIWGFIILLMGRIGNPGALDEVSPISPKRVALTLIVLVIFVLSATPVPISVVE